The DNA segment ATAACTCCAGACAGAGGATTAATCTAAAACCACAGAGACGAAAAGTCGGGTATTTGTTTCAAAATTATGCATTGTTTCCCAATATGACAGTGGAACAAAATATTGGCTGTGGCCTTGACCAAAAAAGTCCAAAGAGGTACGATAAAGTCAAAGAGATGATTAGCCGTTTTCAACTTGAAGGGTTAGAGAATAGTTTTCCGGCACGTTTATCGGGAGGGCAGCAGCAAAGAGTGGCACTTGCTCGTATCCTTGCATATGAACCAGAGGTTTTACTGCTTGATGAGCCATTCTCAGCCATGGATGCTCATCTAAAAGAGGGTTTAAGACTTCAGATGGCGGAGGTGATCCGGGACTATCAGGGGGTGACGGTTCTTGTCACACACGACAGGGATGAAGCCTATCAGCTCTGCGACAACATTCTTCTTTTGAAGGACGGAACTGCTTTGGAAAAGGGGGAGACACAAGAACTGTTTGAACGCCCGAAAACCGTGCAGGCTGCGAGGCTTACAGGCTGCAAGAATCTCTCGCACTTTAAGAAGATTTCTGATTTCTGTCTCTGGGCATATGACTGGAATCTGAAACTTTTTACCTGTGAGAAAATTACAGACGATATGACCTATGTTGGAATCAGGGCTCATGATTTTATTCCTCTGTCAAAGTCCGAGGCGGATGAGTGGGAGAAAAGAGAGGATGCAAATCTTTTTTCTCCGGGAAAATCGAAAATATCGGAAATGCCCTTTGAGTGGTATGTGACATTTCAGAATCACCTGTGGTGGAAAACGAATAAGAGTCTGCACAATAATGACAGCGAAGATCTTCTGCCGCCATATCTGAGAGTGGATCCCACATCAATTCTACTTTTGAAAGGAGAGCTGTAATATGGATGAACTAACACCCATTCGAACCGGAGCGATTGTCATTGCTGATGGACACGGGAACTCGCCTGGCGCCAGGGCAGCACTCCTGCCGTTCGGTGAAACGACCATGATAAGACAGATTCTCAACGTATTGGAACACGCGATGGTAAAACCCATCATTTTGATTACCGGTGAAGATTTTGAACTGCTGGAAAAGCAGATTTCAAAATTTCCCGTTATTCGACTTTATAATCCTAATTATCAGAAAGATAAGATGCTTGACAGTGTACTTATAGGAATGAAGTATGCGGAGGGACTTTGCGATCGTGTCTTGATTCTGCCTGCAAAATATCCGATGCTTTTGTCGGACACAATCGAGAGGATGATCTCCTGCGGACATGATAATGTAGTTCCGGTCTTTGGCGGGAGAAGGGGTCACCCCGTGATGCTGTCCTCTAAACTTTTCACGATGCTTTATATGTATAAGGGAAATGAAGGGCTTCGCGGTGCACTCCGAGAGCCTCAGATCTCCGGTCAGATCTATGAACTTCCTGTGGAGGATGACGGGATTATATTTCCTGTAGAGAGCAAAGAAGACCGCGATGAGATTCCTGATCCGGCAAAACCGCTTCGAGTTTATCCAGAGGTACAATTGTCGTTGAAAAAAGAGTCTGTCTTTTGGAATTATGAGACGAGTGTCTTTCTGGAACTGATCGAGCATAATGGGTCTATGCGAACGGCGTGTATACAGATGCATATGTCTTACAGCAAAGGCTGGAATATTATAAAAGAAGCAGAGCGACAGCTGGGATATGAACTTCTTAACACAAGAAGCGGAGGTGCAGATGGAGGTGCATCCAAATTGACGGAAAAAGGAAAACATCTTTTGGAACGCTATCGAAGGATTCAAGAAAAACTGCAATTTATGGCAAAGCAACTGTTTGAAGAAAAGAGCTAGTCAGGGAGAAGATATATGTTTATAGAAGTGATAAAAAATATAGATAAAAATATAAGGACTGTGATTATTACAGTTATAGAGGGAAAAAACCAGGGCTATCGCTGTATTGTATCAGCCGGGGAATGTGTTTATGAAAACACTGGGATAGACGGTGAAGTCAAAAATCAGATCATAGAAGAGGCGGGTGCAATCAAAAAAACTGCTTTGAAAGAGTATAAAGAGAATAAGGTGTATTTTGAATTGCTCGGAGAGCGGCCGAGACTTGTGATCTGCGGTGGCGGACATGTAGGGATTGCTATCGTAAACCTCGCAAAACTTCTTGGGATCACAGTCACTGTGATTGAGGATCGGCCAATGTTTGCGAATAACGCCAGAGCCGCAAAAGCAGATTTTGTAATCTGTGATGCTTTTGAACATGCTCTGGAGCAGGTTGAAGGGGGATATGACACTTACTTCGTTATTGCCACGAGAGGGCATCGTTACGATAAGATCTGCCTGGAATCTGTTTTGAAGAAGAATTATGCATATGTTGGCATGATGGGAAGCCGCTCTAGAGTTCGCCTGTTAAAGGAGGTACTGATCAATGAGGGCGTTTCAGAGGAAAAGCTTGAGGAACTTCATGCACCGATCGGTCTGTCGATTAACAGTGAAACACCGGAGGAGATCGCCGTTTCTATTCTCGGCGAGATTATACAGGTTAAGAATACTAAGCGAAACTCAGAGGGGTTCACAGATGAAATTCTCGAAGGTCTCGAGCAGCCTGGAAAAAAGATTCTGGCAACCATCATAACGAGAAAGGGTTCCGCGCCGCGCCAGGTTGGAACGAAGATGCTCATCATGCCAGATGGAACAACAGTCGGAACAATAGGCGGAGGCTGTGTGGAATCGGATATGATGCAGCAGGCACTTCGCATGCTGCGTTCGGACGAATCAAAATCAAAACTGGTCCGTGCGAATATGACGAATCAGGATGCCGAAGATGAAGGTATGGTCTGTGGAGGAATTGAAGACATTTTTCTGGAAATTCTGAAATAAAGAGATATTCATAGATGAATTGTAGTTAATTTGGAGCTGTTTTGTATTGCCATCAGGCGTATTTTGAATTATACTGTATAAAAAGGGGAGCAAAGCTCCTAAAACGATTATGGAGGTTGTTACTATGAGTTTTTTGCTTGATGGTTTACGTGCACTTACCTGGCAGCAGGTTGTCATGTATCTGGTGGGAATCGTGCTGATCTGGCTTGCTATTAAGAAGGATTACGAACCATCTCTGCTTCTGCCTATGGGGTTTGGAGCAATTCTGGTGAATCTGCCCTTGTCTGGAGTGCTTGATCAGACACTACAAGGTGGCATTTCTACCAGCGGTATTATCCAGTGGCTGTTCAAGATCGGAATCGATGCATCGGAAGCTATGCCGATTTTGTTGTTTATCGGTATCGGAGCGATGATCGATTTTGGACCATTGTTGTCGAATCCCTTGATGTTCCTTTTTGGAGCCGGTGCTCAGTTCGGTATTTTTGCTGCAATACTTCTGGCATCCTTGTTTGGGTTCAGTTTAAACGATGCTGCTTCGATTGGAATTATAGGAGCGGCGGATGGACCTACGTCAATTCTGGTATCTCAGATTCTGCATTCAAAGTATATTGGAGCGATTGCGGTGGCGGCCTATTCTTACATGGCCCTGGTTCCCATCGTTCAGCCGTTTGCGATCAAACTTGTCACCACGAAAAAAGAGCGGAGAATTCATATGGATTACAATCCCAGCTCCGTCTCTAAAAAGATGAGAATTGTATTCCCGATTGCAGTTACAATTATTGTTGGGTTTGTCGCGCCTCAGTCAGTGGCATTAGTTGGATTTTTAATGTTCGGCAATCTGATCCGTGAATGTGGCGTCCTCGGTACAATGTCTGACACAGCCCAAAACAATCTTTCGAACTTGATTACATTGCTTCTGGGAATCACAATTTCCTTCAGCATGAGAGCGGATCAGTTTGTGACCGTTGACACACTTATTATCATGCTCATCGGTCTGTTTGCCTTTGTCATGGATACGATCGGTGGTGTTCTGCTTGCAAAATTTATGAATCTTTTTCTCAAGAAGAAAATCAACCCTATGGTCGGCGGCGCAGGAATATCAGCATTTCCGATGTCATCACGCGTCATCCAGAAGATGGCCATGGAAGAAGATCCAACCAATATCATCTTGATGCATGCTGCAGGTGCCAATGTGTCCGGCCAGATCGCATCGGTTATAGCGGGCGGCATGGTGATTAACCTGGTAACACAGTTTCTGAAGTAGGAGGGCAGATGATGAACAATATTTTGATATCTCTTGAAATCATGGTGAAGGGCATGGCGGGTATATTCGTCACAATTCTGATCATCATGTTATTTGTATGGCTGATGGGTAAATTCGGAAACAAAGAATAAGCTGACTTTTTTACACTTATAATGTTCGCATATTTTATTCATACATTGACACTGCACTGCTGGTATTTTCCAGTATCTGCGGTGTCTTTTCATCTTCATATATCCCTTGCTTGAAATTGAAATTCGTATGGTTTATAATGAGGAAACAGGATTGAAAGTTTGAAAGATCGAAGGAACAAGAATACCGACAATCTGCAAGCATTATAATTAAGGATAGAAACAGGAGATATTAAGAATGGTTAAAACAAGATTTGCACCCAGTCCCACAGGAAGAATGCATGTGGGGAACTTGAGAACAGCATTGTATGCGTATTTGATTGCCAAACATGCGTGCGGCAGTTTTATGCTTCGTATCGAGGACACGGATCAGGAGCGTTTTATGGAAGGGGCTTTGGATATCATATATGAGACTTTGAGGGAGACGGGACTTGAGCATGACGAAGGACCTGATAAAGATGGGGGTGTCGGCCCTTATGTGCAAAGTGAGAGAAATGCTCAAGGTATCTACATGAAATATGCAAAACAGCTGATTGAGCAGGGAGATGCATATTACTGTTTCTGCGATAAAGAGCGGCTGGAATCTTTATCTGTCAATGTCAATGGAAAAGAAATCCATATGTATGATAAACACTGCATGCATCTGACCAAAGAAGAGACTAGGGAAAACCTGGATGCCGGAAAGCCTTATGTAATTCGTATTAATATGCCAACAGAGGGGACGACCACTTTTCATGATGAAATCTATGGTGATATCACTGTGGACAATGCAGAGTTGGATGATATGATTCTGATAAAATCTGACGGTTTTCCGACTTACAATTTTGCCAACGTAGTGGATGATCATCTGATGGGAATTACTCATGTGGTCCGGGGAAATGAATATTTATCATCAGCACCAAAATATAACCGCTTGTATGAGGCCTTTGGATGGGAAGTTCCGAAATATGTTCACTGTCCGCTGATTACGAATGAACAGCATGAGAAACTCTCGAAGAGAAGTGGACATTCCTCTTATGAAGATCTAATTGATCAGGGATTCTTAAGCGAGGCGGTCGTTAATTTCGTGGCACTCCTTGGATGGAGTCCTGAGGGAGAGCGGGAGATTTTTTCTCTGGACGAGCTTGTCAAGATTTTTGACTACCACAGAATCAACAAATCACCGGCAGTGTTTGATATGACAAAACTGAAGTGGATGAACGGCGAATATATCAGGAAGATGGATGATGAAGTATTTTATAAGAAAGCTCTTCCTTACTTGAAGAGTGTTCTAAAAAGAGATTATGACTTCCGCAAGATTGCATCCATGGTAAAGACAAGGATTGAAGTACTCCCTGAGATACCGGAGATGGTGGACTTTTTTGAAAAAGTGCCGGAATATGATGTGTCCATGTATGAGCACAAGAAGATGAAGACAAATCAGAAGACCTCTCTTGTCGTGCTAAAAGAAGTCTTGCCACTTATACAAGACCAGGAGAATTTTAGCAATGACGCATTATTTGATATACTCAGGGCATATGCCAAGGAACAAGGCTACAAGACGGGATATGTGATGTGGCCAATTCGGACAGCCCTTTCCGGAAAACAGATGACGCCGGCAGGCGCTACTGAGATCCTTGAGATTCTTGGAAAAGATGAATCTGCTGCCAGAATCACAGCTGCTATTGAAAAGCTGGAAAGTTTTTTATGAAATTCAACGATGCACAAAAAGAGGCAGTTGCCCATATGGATGGACCTATGATGGTTCTGGCAGGTCCGGGCTCCGGGAAAACAACCGTGATCACCGGCAGAACCGGCAATCTGATCAAACAGGGGATTTCTGCTTCTTCTATTCTGGTTGTCACCTTTACGAAGGCGGCAGCCAGAGAGATGAGGGAGCGCTATCTTCGTCTTATGAATCTGCATACATCGCAAGTGACTTTCGGCACATTCCATGGTGTCTTCTATGGCATTCTTCGCCATACATATAAACTTTCAGGTCAAAATATATTAAGTGAAGATCAAAAGATGAAGCTGCTTCGGGAGCTTGTAGATGCTTTTTGCCAGGAAACTGAGGATGAAAATGACCTTCTGGAGAATGTATCCAGAGAAATCAGCATTGTGAAAGATGGAAGAATGGATATCTCGTATTACTATTCCAAATGCCTTCCAGAAGAAGCGTTCCGAAAGATTTTTACAGAGTACAAGTCTTGGATGAACAACAGCAGAAAACTTGATTTTGATGATATCATGGTGTGGACCTATGAGCTTTTTCATAAACGGCCTGATATATTAAAACTGTGGCAGAATAAATTTCAATATATTTTAATCGACGAATTTCAGGATATCAATCCAATCCAATATGATATTATCCGCATGTTGGCCGCTCCTTTGAATAATTTATTCATCGTGGGAGATGATGACCAGTCTATCTACCGTTTCCGTGGTGCAAAACCCGAGATTATGCTTAACTTTCCAAAAGATTACCCGGACGCTCGTCAGGTAAATCTGGATATGAACTATCGAAGTACTGGTGAGATCGTGAAAAAATCCCAAATTCTGATCCGGGAAAATGATAAGAGGTTTTCCAAAAGGCTTCAAACATGCAGGGAAGAGGGCGAATCCATAGATATACATATTTTTGAAGATGATCAGTCGGAAGTTGCGTATATGATTGATGATATACGTGAATACTTAAAATCAGGAAAAGAATATCAGGATATCGCTGTTCTCTTTCGAACAAATACTGCCAGCAGAAAGAGTGTGGAGCAGTTGATGGCTTATAATATGCCTTTTCATATAAGAGATGGTTTGCCTAATCTTTATGAACACTGGATTGCGAAAGATATTATCGCTTATCTGAATATTGCCGGCGGAAGCAGGAAGAGAAGTGATTTTCTGAGAATTGCTAACAAACCGAATCGTTATCTTGCCAGAAAAGTATTCTTTGATCCGGAAGTATCTTTCGAATCTCTATATCAGGAATATGAAGAGCGGCAGTGGATGTGGGAACGGATTGAAAAGCTGGAACATGACCTGAAGGTTTTAAAGCCTATGACGCCTTTTGGTGCAATGAACTATATCAGATATGGTATTGGATACGAGGAGTATCTGAAAGAATATGCACAATACCGCAGGATACGGGTTGATGAATTGCATGAGGTGTTAGATGAACTGCAGGATACGACGAGAGGATTCGACCATGTAAAAGACTGGTATCAACATATCAATCTATATACAGAACAATTAAAACGACAAAATCAGGACAAGAAAAATCAGCCTGAGGGGATTACGATTTCCACACTCCACAGTATCAAAGGGCTTGAGTATGACAATGTCTATATTTTAGATGTCAATGAGGGGATGATTCCTTATAAGAAAGCAATACTGCCGGAAGATTTGGAGGAAGAACGCCGCATGTTCTATGTTGGAATGACGAGAGCAAAGAATAAACTCCACCTTTTTGCTGTTCAAAAACGTCGTGAAAAGAAAGAAGAGATGTCCAGATTTCTTCTTGAGATAGCACCTAATCTTTCCTAAAATTGTATGGTTTTATATTGAAAAATATTTAACAATATAGTACAATGAAACCGTAAATAATTGATTGGTTATGTCATGGAGGAGGATGGCCGATGATAAAAATACTATTTTACGATACAAAGAGTTACGACAGAGAGTCTTTCGATCATGTTTTGAGTCAGTATTCTGATATTCAGATTAAATATTTCGATGCAGATCTCGATCCGATTACTGCAGCTCTGGCATCGGGATATGACGCGGTTTGTGCGTTTGTCAGCTCCGATGTGGGTAAA comes from the Blautia liquoris genome and includes:
- a CDS encoding sulfate/molybdate ABC transporter ATP-binding protein, giving the protein MLEVDIIKKLRQFTLALSFCVDKGCLGILGPSGCGKSMTLKAIAGIVTPDSGSIQNHDRVLYNSRQRINLKPQRRKVGYLFQNYALFPNMTVEQNIGCGLDQKSPKRYDKVKEMISRFQLEGLENSFPARLSGGQQQRVALARILAYEPEVLLLDEPFSAMDAHLKEGLRLQMAEVIRDYQGVTVLVTHDRDEAYQLCDNILLLKDGTALEKGETQELFERPKTVQAARLTGCKNLSHFKKISDFCLWAYDWNLKLFTCEKITDDMTYVGIRAHDFIPLSKSEADEWEKREDANLFSPGKSKISEMPFEWYVTFQNHLWWKTNKSLHNNDSEDLLPPYLRVDPTSILLLKGEL
- a CDS encoding NTP transferase domain-containing protein, which produces MDELTPIRTGAIVIADGHGNSPGARAALLPFGETTMIRQILNVLEHAMVKPIILITGEDFELLEKQISKFPVIRLYNPNYQKDKMLDSVLIGMKYAEGLCDRVLILPAKYPMLLSDTIERMISCGHDNVVPVFGGRRGHPVMLSSKLFTMLYMYKGNEGLRGALREPQISGQIYELPVEDDGIIFPVESKEDRDEIPDPAKPLRVYPEVQLSLKKESVFWNYETSVFLELIEHNGSMRTACIQMHMSYSKGWNIIKEAERQLGYELLNTRSGGADGGASKLTEKGKHLLERYRRIQEKLQFMAKQLFEEKS
- a CDS encoding XdhC family protein, which encodes MFIEVIKNIDKNIRTVIITVIEGKNQGYRCIVSAGECVYENTGIDGEVKNQIIEEAGAIKKTALKEYKENKVYFELLGERPRLVICGGGHVGIAIVNLAKLLGITVTVIEDRPMFANNARAAKADFVICDAFEHALEQVEGGYDTYFVIATRGHRYDKICLESVLKKNYAYVGMMGSRSRVRLLKEVLINEGVSEEKLEELHAPIGLSINSETPEEIAVSILGEIIQVKNTKRNSEGFTDEILEGLEQPGKKILATIITRKGSAPRQVGTKMLIMPDGTTVGTIGGGCVESDMMQQALRMLRSDESKSKLVRANMTNQDAEDEGMVCGGIEDIFLEILK
- a CDS encoding sodium ion-translocating decarboxylase subunit beta, coding for MSFLLDGLRALTWQQVVMYLVGIVLIWLAIKKDYEPSLLLPMGFGAILVNLPLSGVLDQTLQGGISTSGIIQWLFKIGIDASEAMPILLFIGIGAMIDFGPLLSNPLMFLFGAGAQFGIFAAILLASLFGFSLNDAASIGIIGAADGPTSILVSQILHSKYIGAIAVAAYSYMALVPIVQPFAIKLVTTKKERRIHMDYNPSSVSKKMRIVFPIAVTIIVGFVAPQSVALVGFLMFGNLIRECGVLGTMSDTAQNNLSNLITLLLGITISFSMRADQFVTVDTLIIMLIGLFAFVMDTIGGVLLAKFMNLFLKKKINPMVGGAGISAFPMSSRVIQKMAMEEDPTNIILMHAAGANVSGQIASVIAGGMVINLVTQFLK
- the gltX gene encoding glutamate--tRNA ligase, translated to MVKTRFAPSPTGRMHVGNLRTALYAYLIAKHACGSFMLRIEDTDQERFMEGALDIIYETLRETGLEHDEGPDKDGGVGPYVQSERNAQGIYMKYAKQLIEQGDAYYCFCDKERLESLSVNVNGKEIHMYDKHCMHLTKEETRENLDAGKPYVIRINMPTEGTTTFHDEIYGDITVDNAELDDMILIKSDGFPTYNFANVVDDHLMGITHVVRGNEYLSSAPKYNRLYEAFGWEVPKYVHCPLITNEQHEKLSKRSGHSSYEDLIDQGFLSEAVVNFVALLGWSPEGEREIFSLDELVKIFDYHRINKSPAVFDMTKLKWMNGEYIRKMDDEVFYKKALPYLKSVLKRDYDFRKIASMVKTRIEVLPEIPEMVDFFEKVPEYDVSMYEHKKMKTNQKTSLVVLKEVLPLIQDQENFSNDALFDILRAYAKEQGYKTGYVMWPIRTALSGKQMTPAGATEILEILGKDESAARITAAIEKLESFL
- a CDS encoding ATP-dependent helicase, which codes for MKFNDAQKEAVAHMDGPMMVLAGPGSGKTTVITGRTGNLIKQGISASSILVVTFTKAAAREMRERYLRLMNLHTSQVTFGTFHGVFYGILRHTYKLSGQNILSEDQKMKLLRELVDAFCQETEDENDLLENVSREISIVKDGRMDISYYYSKCLPEEAFRKIFTEYKSWMNNSRKLDFDDIMVWTYELFHKRPDILKLWQNKFQYILIDEFQDINPIQYDIIRMLAAPLNNLFIVGDDDQSIYRFRGAKPEIMLNFPKDYPDARQVNLDMNYRSTGEIVKKSQILIRENDKRFSKRLQTCREEGESIDIHIFEDDQSEVAYMIDDIREYLKSGKEYQDIAVLFRTNTASRKSVEQLMAYNMPFHIRDGLPNLYEHWIAKDIIAYLNIAGGSRKRSDFLRIANKPNRYLARKVFFDPEVSFESLYQEYEERQWMWERIEKLEHDLKVLKPMTPFGAMNYIRYGIGYEEYLKEYAQYRRIRVDELHEVLDELQDTTRGFDHVKDWYQHINLYTEQLKRQNQDKKNQPEGITISTLHSIKGLEYDNVYILDVNEGMIPYKKAILPEDLEEERRMFYVGMTRAKNKLHLFAVQKRREKKEEMSRFLLEIAPNLS